In Acaryochloris marina S15, a single genomic region encodes these proteins:
- the pgsA gene encoding CDP-diacylglycerol--glycerol-3-phosphate 3-phosphatidyltransferase yields the protein MTLATWITISRLFALPFLLYGLQGDIVASSPTTRWICLAIFIVAAGTDWLDGYLARKLDQVTDLGKFLDPLVDKLLILGPLIALVELGQIPAWSVVIILTRELTIAGWRVQQTQISGANGWGKAKTVLQIVAVSFLIAPLSGVWMPISLGVYAASVCLTVVSGIVYVLPQSPLIP from the coding sequence ATGACCCTTGCTACTTGGATCACGATTTCCCGCTTATTTGCCTTACCTTTTCTGCTTTATGGCTTACAGGGCGATATTGTGGCTTCTTCCCCTACCACTCGCTGGATTTGTTTAGCCATATTCATTGTGGCTGCTGGCACTGATTGGCTAGATGGTTATCTAGCTCGTAAATTAGATCAAGTGACAGATCTTGGGAAATTCCTAGATCCCCTCGTAGATAAATTACTGATTTTGGGTCCCCTGATTGCACTAGTCGAACTAGGCCAGATCCCCGCCTGGAGTGTGGTGATTATTCTGACTCGGGAGTTAACCATTGCTGGGTGGCGTGTTCAGCAAACCCAAATTTCAGGAGCTAATGGGTGGGGCAAAGCTAAAACCGTTCTGCAGATTGTTGCTGTTTCCTTCTTGATTGCACCCTTGTCAGGGGTGTGGATGCCCATTTCTTTAGGCGTTTATGCTGCTTCGGTTTGCCTGACCGTCGTTTCTGGCATTGTATATGTGCTGCCTCAATCACCTCTTATTCCATAA
- a CDS encoding photosystem II manganese-stabilizing polypeptide — MRFRTLIVTFLAVCLGVFSVNAKALAVVPSSMTYDQVKGTGLADSCPTLPTGTGDTISVGGSAYITDLCFQPTSFFVKEEPKNPRQEAEFVPASVMTRKTTTLEQIEGPLSADGGGLTFKETDGMDFQAITVQISGRERVPMLFTVKELLASASGSSIADGTSFSGEYAVPSYRTSGFLDPKGRGVSTGYDNAVALPASADADKLNRANAKRFDLTKGSISMDVASVDNETGEFGGTFESEQFSDSDLGAIDPLEVKVQGIFYGRVN; from the coding sequence ATGAGATTTCGCACTTTAATCGTTACTTTTTTAGCGGTCTGTCTGGGGGTTTTCTCAGTCAACGCCAAGGCTTTGGCAGTTGTACCCAGCTCTATGACCTATGACCAGGTAAAAGGCACTGGTCTGGCTGATAGCTGCCCAACCCTTCCTACAGGCACCGGTGACACCATATCAGTCGGAGGCTCTGCCTACATTACAGATTTGTGTTTCCAACCAACTTCTTTCTTTGTGAAGGAAGAGCCTAAGAACCCTCGCCAAGAGGCCGAATTCGTGCCTGCGAGCGTTATGACTCGGAAAACAACCACCCTTGAGCAGATTGAAGGACCTTTGTCTGCTGATGGCGGCGGTCTAACTTTCAAAGAGACCGATGGCATGGACTTCCAAGCCATTACTGTACAAATTTCTGGCCGTGAGCGCGTACCCATGCTGTTCACCGTCAAGGAACTTCTGGCTTCTGCCTCCGGCAGCTCCATCGCCGATGGAACGAGCTTCTCTGGAGAGTATGCAGTACCTTCCTACCGGACTTCAGGTTTCTTAGATCCTAAAGGCCGGGGTGTTTCCACTGGTTACGACAATGCTGTTGCACTTCCTGCTTCCGCAGATGCTGATAAGCTGAACCGAGCCAATGCCAAGCGCTTTGACCTCACCAAAGGTAGTATCTCCATGGATGTTGCTTCTGTTGATAACGAAACTGGAGAATTTGGTGGCACCTTCGAAAGCGAGCAGTTTTCGGATAGTGACTTAGGTGCTATTGACCCCTTAGAAGTGAAAGTTCAAGGAATCTTCTATGGTCGCGTTAACTAA
- a CDS encoding RNA polymerase sigma factor SigF, whose amino-acid sequence MTATLTNNLKSESLELLQQYQQSSCTELRNRLVQMNLGLVRREAHRWVGHSTESFDDLMQVGSLGLIRAIERFDPFKGHAFSSFAVPYIRGEIQHYLRDKSPQVRIPRKWHELQRQAINVTREMRDELQRQPTDVEVAAALDICQKEWQEVKLASCNRSVLSLDAPVHNSEQESMSLGELLPDRHYHSFQLAQEDQIRLRQALSKLEKRTSDVLEFVFFHDLTQKETAEVLGISAVTVSRQVKKGLVSLRQMLKGSEEATEKTV is encoded by the coding sequence ATGACCGCAACTCTTACTAATAATCTTAAAAGTGAAAGCTTGGAGTTATTGCAGCAGTATCAACAGTCTTCATGCACTGAGTTGCGAAATCGCCTCGTACAGATGAATTTGGGTTTAGTCAGGAGAGAGGCCCATCGATGGGTTGGTCATTCTACTGAAAGTTTTGATGATTTAATGCAGGTGGGTTCCCTCGGCTTAATTCGAGCCATCGAACGATTTGATCCGTTTAAGGGACATGCCTTTAGCTCCTTTGCCGTTCCCTACATCCGAGGAGAAATTCAACATTATCTGCGGGATAAAAGCCCTCAGGTTCGGATCCCTCGAAAATGGCATGAGCTACAGCGGCAAGCCATTAATGTGACCCGAGAAATGAGAGATGAATTACAACGACAACCTACGGATGTTGAGGTTGCTGCAGCCTTAGATATCTGTCAAAAAGAATGGCAAGAAGTAAAGCTGGCATCCTGCAATCGCTCTGTTTTGAGCCTTGATGCTCCAGTGCATAATTCTGAGCAAGAATCCATGTCTTTGGGGGAACTGTTGCCCGATCGCCACTATCACAGTTTTCAGTTAGCTCAAGAAGATCAAATTCGGTTGCGTCAGGCCTTATCTAAGTTAGAAAAGCGGACCTCGGATGTATTAGAGTTTGTCTTTTTCCATGACTTAACTCAAAAGGAAACGGCTGAGGTCTTGGGTATCAGTGCTGTGACGGTCTCCCGTCAAGTCAAAAAAGGGTTAGTTTCTCTCCGCCAAATGTTGAAAGGCTCAGAAGAAGCAACAGAGAAAACCGTTTAG
- the fmt gene encoding methionyl-tRNA formyltransferase, with protein sequence MKLIYWGTPQFAVPSLERLLQAPDIEVVGVVTQPDKRRGRGSKVSPSPVKGVAMEAGLPIWQSHNIKKDQGILAELRSQGADAFVVVAYGQLLSPEILAMPRLGCINSHGSLLPKYRGAAPIQWGLYHGEPLAGITTMLMDEGMDTGDMLLNKSIEIGLLENTLDVAIRLADLSGDLLIDTLNQLDQHTITPTPQDPEQANYAPLIQKSDFSLDWSRSAIALHNQVRGFSPSCVTQFRESGLKIMATAPLGEAYAAVLPKELAALTQVMPTSDADPGSIVYIAPQQGPVVQTGDGLLLLRSLQMAGKRRQSGGDFANGFRLSMGEQLGETAA encoded by the coding sequence ATTAAGCTTATTTATTGGGGAACCCCACAGTTTGCGGTTCCCAGTTTAGAACGTCTGCTCCAAGCACCTGATATAGAGGTGGTAGGGGTGGTCACTCAGCCGGATAAACGGCGCGGCCGAGGAAGCAAAGTGTCTCCATCCCCTGTGAAAGGGGTGGCGATGGAAGCAGGATTGCCGATTTGGCAATCTCACAATATAAAAAAAGATCAAGGGATTTTGGCAGAGTTGAGATCGCAAGGGGCGGACGCCTTTGTTGTAGTCGCCTATGGCCAACTTCTCTCCCCTGAAATCTTGGCTATGCCCCGCTTAGGCTGTATTAATAGCCATGGCTCCTTGCTTCCCAAATATCGAGGGGCTGCCCCCATTCAGTGGGGGCTATATCATGGTGAACCCCTAGCGGGTATCACAACTATGCTGATGGATGAAGGCATGGATACCGGCGATATGCTGTTGAACAAAAGTATTGAGATTGGCCTGCTGGAAAATACCCTGGATGTGGCGATTCGTTTGGCTGATTTGTCGGGTGACTTGTTGATAGATACCTTGAACCAGCTAGACCAACACACCATTACGCCTACGCCTCAAGATCCTGAACAGGCAAACTATGCTCCCTTGATTCAGAAATCTGATTTCTCATTAGATTGGTCTCGATCTGCGATCGCACTTCACAATCAGGTTCGAGGATTTTCACCCAGCTGTGTGACTCAATTTCGAGAATCTGGCCTTAAAATCATGGCAACAGCTCCCCTAGGGGAAGCCTATGCAGCTGTTCTACCAAAAGAGTTAGCAGCTCTCACTCAGGTCATGCCAACTTCAGACGCTGACCCCGGTAGCATCGTTTATATTGCGCCCCAGCAAGGTCCAGTTGTGCAAACGGGTGATGGATTATTGTTATTGCGATCCCTGCAAATGGCGGGTAAACGTCGTCAGTCGGGGGGGGACTTTGCCAATGGATTCAGACTCTCTATGGGGGAGCAGTTGGGAGAAACGGCGGCCTGA
- a CDS encoding alpha/beta hydrolase — MQSLAKKYQLDWKIQILDRLLNRSQSIELLSPEALRQRNETTRPAVINWLKHGRKRKLPKISNQWVAGRHGKIPIRLYSPSLNPHLPCIVFFHGGGWVTGNLDTYDAFCRQIAYQSGALILSVAYRLAPEFPYPTPLEACYDVTQWAAQNAEALGADPQQLMVMGDSAGGNLAAAVCLMARDLNGPTLQRQILLYPALDGTLNHPSMDQYADAPVLTKPAMEHFVNQYAKSPADIQSPYFSPLLAEDLSQLPPALVITAAYDPLRDEGQAYGQRLQQASVPTQITDYPGMVHGFLSFSRFCSGAKPAWAEITQYLQAAVSPNCSPIESLNPLAKSPPD; from the coding sequence ATGCAGTCATTAGCAAAGAAGTATCAATTGGACTGGAAAATTCAGATTCTAGATAGGTTATTAAACCGCTCCCAGTCGATTGAGCTGTTAAGCCCTGAAGCACTGCGTCAAAGGAATGAAACAACGCGCCCGGCTGTTATCAATTGGCTAAAGCATGGGCGCAAACGCAAACTGCCCAAAATTAGCAATCAATGGGTGGCGGGTCGCCATGGAAAGATTCCCATTAGGCTCTATTCCCCTAGCTTGAATCCCCACCTCCCCTGCATTGTTTTCTTCCATGGCGGTGGCTGGGTAACGGGTAATCTGGACACCTATGATGCCTTCTGTCGCCAAATTGCCTATCAAAGTGGGGCTTTAATCCTCTCTGTAGCCTATCGATTAGCACCTGAATTCCCCTATCCCACTCCCTTAGAAGCTTGCTATGATGTGACCCAATGGGCAGCCCAAAACGCTGAGGCTTTAGGGGCTGATCCTCAACAACTGATGGTGATGGGAGATAGTGCTGGGGGAAACCTGGCTGCTGCTGTCTGTCTGATGGCCCGCGATCTGAATGGTCCAACTCTACAGAGACAGATTCTTCTTTATCCTGCCTTGGATGGCACCCTTAACCATCCCTCTATGGATCAGTATGCGGATGCACCGGTATTAACAAAACCTGCCATGGAACACTTCGTTAATCAGTATGCCAAGTCGCCTGCAGATATTCAGTCCCCCTATTTTTCGCCACTCTTAGCTGAAGACTTAAGCCAATTACCGCCTGCCCTGGTGATCACAGCTGCCTATGATCCCTTACGAGATGAAGGCCAAGCCTATGGTCAGCGCTTACAACAGGCCAGTGTTCCCACTCAAATAACGGACTATCCAGGAATGGTCCATGGCTTTCTCAGTTTTTCCCGATTTTGTAGCGGTGCAAAACCAGCCTGGGCTGAAATTACCCAATATCTTCAGGCCGCCGTTTCTCCCAACTGCTCCCCCATAGAGAGTCTGAATCCATTGGCAAAGTCCCCCCCCGACTGA
- a CDS encoding amidinotransferase, producing the protein MTELMTDSMDTTIATPCPVNSYNEWDPLEEVIVGHLEGAIIPPYHVTVTYNIPPSTARLYRIFAGQKYPGFLLKKAQRELDEFIHILESEGVVVRRPEVIKGTKRYKALDWSSKGFCTACPRDGFMVLGDEIIETPMAWRCRYFETHAYRPLFKEYFAQGARWTSAPKPELTDDLFDYSFKPPAKGEPIRYVINEFEPVFDAADFVRCGRDLFVTQSNVTNQAGITWLRRHLGDRYQIHEIDSSCPTPMHIDSTFIPLAPGKALINPEYIDVDKLPKALKSWDMLVPPEPDPITGVPSMCSKWISLNVLMLDEKRVIVEEDQTSLIAAFKDWGFEPIKCPFINFAPFGGSFHCATLDIRRRGTLQSYC; encoded by the coding sequence ATGACGGAATTGATGACAGACTCGATGGATACGACGATTGCAACCCCCTGTCCAGTCAATTCCTATAATGAATGGGATCCATTAGAAGAAGTGATTGTGGGTCACCTAGAAGGGGCGATCATTCCGCCTTATCACGTGACCGTTACCTACAATATTCCTCCCAGTACCGCCCGGTTATACCGGATTTTCGCGGGACAGAAATATCCAGGCTTCTTGCTCAAAAAAGCCCAGCGGGAATTAGATGAATTTATTCACATCCTAGAATCTGAAGGGGTGGTCGTTCGACGCCCTGAAGTCATTAAAGGAACCAAGCGCTATAAGGCATTAGATTGGTCTTCTAAGGGATTTTGTACTGCCTGTCCTCGCGATGGATTTATGGTGCTGGGAGACGAAATTATTGAAACCCCCATGGCATGGCGGTGCCGCTATTTTGAAACCCATGCCTATCGTCCCCTCTTTAAGGAATATTTTGCCCAGGGAGCCCGTTGGACCTCTGCACCAAAGCCAGAGCTAACGGACGATCTGTTCGATTATTCCTTTAAGCCCCCCGCCAAGGGAGAACCCATTCGGTATGTGATTAATGAGTTTGAACCGGTCTTTGATGCTGCCGATTTTGTCCGCTGCGGCCGCGATTTATTTGTGACCCAAAGCAATGTCACCAATCAAGCCGGGATTACTTGGCTCAGACGCCACTTAGGCGATCGCTATCAAATTCACGAGATTGATAGCTCTTGCCCCACCCCCATGCATATCGACTCTACCTTTATTCCATTGGCTCCAGGAAAGGCTTTGATTAACCCTGAATATATCGATGTAGATAAGCTTCCTAAAGCCCTTAAATCCTGGGATATGCTGGTTCCCCCCGAGCCAGATCCGATCACGGGCGTCCCCTCCATGTGCAGCAAGTGGATTAGCCTAAACGTCTTGATGCTGGATGAGAAGCGGGTGATCGTAGAGGAAGATCAAACTTCACTGATCGCAGCCTTCAAAGATTGGGGATTTGAACCGATTAAATGTCCCTTTATCAACTTTGCTCCCTTTGGGGGTTCCTTCCACTGTGCCACCCTTGATATTCGCAGACGCGGCACCTTGCAGTCCTATTGTTAG
- a CDS encoding EAL domain-containing protein codes for MEQLKRWKKISSPVNRELPLRFILIVLFVLQLLVSVGLVGYLSLRNGEEAIEDLANQLMSEAGDRISERLNIYLLTPHQVNQLNANALDMGQLQLNDLQSMERHFWRQSQVFKLISYIQFGNSQGEFVGLAVNDDGTLTYQVTEKTGALQTYSIDTKGDRKQYLETSPNFDARQRPWYIVPQQVDKSAWTEIYPWVSPPTLAITLGQPYYDTQGKFQGILATDLSLAQISDFLKELSLCDSGRTFILERSGDIVATSSNELPFVWRNHRPGRLMANHSEDGIVQATATYLAKQTGGLQQINARRQTQFSIEGQRYFLQVMPLQDQHGLDWLSVLVIPESSFMAQIDANTRTTLLLCFLALGCAIYLGICTASWIARPILRFSQASQAMSSGQFDQTVSVKGFKEIGVLQRSFNRMAEKLQTTFCDLEAANLALKKEVAERQRAEEQFKHLALHDPLTGFPNRAFFMEQLERAVKQAQRHPHYLFAVLFIDLDRFKIVNDSLGHQVGDQLLGAIAHQLHSLVRATDIVARLGGDEFVILLEPIEEVNDAVRVADRIVQELSSPIDLGNRQVFISASVGIALSSPDYSQATDILRDADIAMYRAKNRGKACFEIFNERMYMQALDRLQVENDLRQAIDYQQLRVFYQPIVDIQTGKLSGFEALSRWPHPTRGFITPTEFIPIAEETSLIVPLGEWILQTACQQMATWLQTYPAAVHYSISVNMSIKQLKDPNLLTKVDRALEQSGLNGHQLSLELTESILMENVIELKVILNQLKDRGIQLSIDDFGTGYSSLSYLHLFPFNTIKIDQSFINRIGEQGENQEIIETIISLANQLKMDAVSEGVESKQQLNYLKKLSCQKAQGNYFSQPLSGDAAEVFILNNPQLIQVH; via the coding sequence ATGGAACAGCTAAAACGTTGGAAAAAGATTAGTTCTCCAGTCAATCGAGAGTTGCCGCTGCGTTTTATTCTGATTGTTCTATTTGTTCTGCAATTATTGGTTTCTGTTGGCCTCGTAGGCTACTTATCTTTGCGTAATGGTGAAGAGGCGATAGAGGACTTAGCCAATCAGTTGATGTCAGAGGCAGGAGATCGGATTTCAGAACGACTCAATATTTATCTGTTGACTCCTCATCAAGTCAATCAACTGAATGCGAATGCCCTCGATATGGGGCAACTCCAGCTCAATGATCTCCAGAGTATGGAACGCCATTTCTGGCGTCAGAGCCAAGTGTTTAAGTTGATTAGCTATATTCAATTTGGCAATTCGCAAGGGGAGTTTGTAGGCTTAGCGGTCAATGATGATGGTACGCTCACCTACCAAGTGACTGAAAAGACGGGAGCACTGCAAACCTATAGTATTGATACCAAGGGCGATCGCAAACAGTATCTTGAAACATCCCCTAATTTTGATGCTCGTCAGCGTCCCTGGTACATTGTGCCTCAACAGGTTGATAAATCTGCCTGGACAGAAATCTATCCCTGGGTAAGTCCGCCCACCTTAGCCATCACGTTAGGTCAGCCCTATTATGATACTCAGGGAAAATTCCAGGGCATTTTAGCGACGGATCTATCCCTGGCCCAAATTAGTGATTTCCTGAAAGAATTGAGTTTGTGTGACTCTGGCCGGACGTTTATTCTGGAACGCTCTGGTGACATTGTTGCAACTTCATCCAATGAGCTGCCGTTTGTCTGGCGGAATCATCGGCCCGGAAGATTGATGGCTAACCATAGTGAAGATGGTATTGTCCAGGCTACTGCTACTTATTTAGCAAAGCAAACGGGAGGGCTTCAGCAGATCAATGCTCGACGCCAAACCCAATTCTCTATTGAGGGGCAGCGATATTTTCTACAAGTGATGCCGCTGCAAGATCAGCATGGATTAGATTGGCTCAGCGTTTTGGTTATTCCTGAGTCTAGCTTTATGGCTCAGATCGATGCCAACACGCGAACAACACTGTTGCTCTGTTTTCTAGCGTTGGGGTGTGCGATCTATTTGGGCATTTGTACTGCCAGCTGGATCGCTAGACCCATTCTCCGTTTCAGCCAGGCTAGCCAAGCAATGTCCTCGGGGCAGTTTGATCAAACGGTTTCTGTTAAAGGATTTAAGGAAATTGGTGTTCTCCAGCGTTCCTTTAATCGCATGGCTGAAAAACTGCAGACCACTTTTTGTGATTTGGAAGCGGCCAATCTAGCCTTAAAGAAAGAAGTGGCAGAGCGACAACGGGCCGAAGAACAGTTTAAGCATCTGGCACTGCACGATCCTTTGACGGGGTTCCCCAACCGCGCTTTTTTTATGGAGCAATTGGAACGAGCGGTCAAGCAGGCGCAGCGTCATCCCCATTATTTATTTGCAGTCCTGTTTATTGATTTAGATCGGTTCAAGATTGTCAATGATAGCCTCGGACATCAAGTGGGGGATCAGTTACTAGGTGCGATCGCACATCAGCTTCATTCCCTTGTGAGAGCTACAGATATCGTGGCTCGATTGGGGGGAGATGAGTTTGTCATTCTTTTAGAACCCATTGAGGAAGTCAACGATGCCGTGCGAGTGGCCGATCGGATTGTGCAAGAATTGAGCTCTCCTATTGATTTAGGGAATCGGCAGGTCTTTATTTCAGCCAGTGTGGGTATAGCCCTGAGTTCGCCAGATTACAGCCAGGCTACGGATATTCTCAGGGATGCAGATATCGCCATGTATCGGGCCAAAAATCGAGGCAAAGCTTGTTTTGAAATCTTTAATGAACGGATGTATATGCAAGCATTGGATCGGTTGCAAGTAGAAAATGACTTGCGGCAAGCCATTGACTACCAACAGCTCCGGGTGTTTTATCAGCCCATTGTCGATATCCAGACCGGTAAATTATCTGGGTTTGAAGCGTTAAGTCGCTGGCCTCATCCAACGCGAGGATTTATTACGCCAACTGAGTTTATCCCGATTGCCGAAGAGACGAGCTTGATTGTCCCTCTTGGGGAATGGATTCTGCAAACGGCTTGTCAGCAGATGGCAACTTGGCTGCAAACCTATCCTGCTGCAGTGCACTACTCCATCAGTGTAAACATGTCAATTAAGCAACTCAAAGATCCAAACCTGCTCACCAAGGTTGATAGAGCTTTAGAACAATCTGGATTAAACGGTCACCAATTGTCTTTAGAGCTGACTGAAAGCATTTTGATGGAGAATGTGATCGAATTAAAGGTAATTTTAAATCAATTGAAAGATAGAGGAATTCAACTCAGTATTGATGATTTTGGTACAGGGTATTCTAGCCTCAGCTATCTCCATCTTTTTCCCTTCAATACAATCAAGATTGATCAATCTTTTATTAATCGGATTGGTGAACAGGGCGAAAATCAAGAAATTATTGAAACGATCATTAGCTTGGCCAATCAGTTGAAAATGGATGCTGTTTCGGAGGGGGTTGAATCCAAACAGCAACTCAATTACTTGAAGAAGCTATCTTGTCAGAAAGCCCAAGGAAACTATTTTTCTCAACCTTTGTCGGGTGATGCCGCTGAAGTCTTTATTCTCAATAATCCTCAGCTAATTCAAGTTCATTAA
- a CDS encoding GNAT family N-acetyltransferase: MDVQILALDNPLWLQVLDGIRHDIYHLPAYVSIESKRLESPAEAIIIQEESKILFLPYLLRSCKDFYPEHLKGGEIFDIISPYGYSGIVLSQEAIKDPAFIQSALKEVIKAFKAKNICSAFFRLHPILSAQYIEHLDSSIATPDGVTVSVDLLQSESKIWAHTRKGHQSTINKCKRLGLQARIVPYSESMEVFTSIYTETMNRVSATQSYYFNKDYFEDLLNLGDKLHCCIVENTDQIIAASLFFECCGIVQAHLGGTRTAFMSQSPFSLLLHHMRLWAKERGNEFLHLGGGVGGSQEDRLFKFKSGFSRQQHDFYTLRLIINPEAYSELLQHRAQSIDVPVEKLQQSTFFPAYRIAS; the protein is encoded by the coding sequence ATGGATGTGCAGATACTTGCATTAGATAATCCTCTCTGGCTTCAAGTTCTGGATGGTATTCGACATGATATTTATCACTTACCTGCATACGTTTCCATTGAATCCAAACGGTTAGAATCTCCTGCTGAAGCGATTATTATTCAAGAAGAAAGCAAAATACTTTTTTTACCTTACTTGCTTCGTTCCTGTAAAGACTTTTACCCTGAGCATCTAAAAGGTGGAGAAATATTCGATATTATCTCTCCCTATGGATACTCGGGAATAGTCTTGAGTCAAGAAGCAATAAAAGACCCAGCATTTATTCAGTCAGCACTCAAAGAGGTCATTAAAGCTTTTAAAGCTAAAAATATTTGTTCAGCTTTCTTTCGACTTCATCCTATTTTAAGCGCTCAGTATATTGAGCACCTTGATTCCTCTATTGCCACCCCAGATGGTGTAACTGTTTCAGTTGATTTATTGCAATCGGAGTCCAAGATTTGGGCCCATACAAGGAAAGGGCACCAAAGCACCATTAATAAGTGCAAGCGGTTAGGACTGCAAGCCAGAATCGTTCCTTATTCTGAGAGCATGGAAGTCTTTACGTCCATTTATACCGAGACAATGAATCGGGTTTCGGCCACTCAATCCTATTACTTCAATAAAGACTATTTTGAAGACTTACTCAATTTAGGTGACAAGCTGCACTGCTGCATCGTAGAAAATACCGACCAAATTATTGCTGCCAGCTTATTTTTTGAATGTTGTGGCATCGTTCAAGCCCACTTAGGTGGGACTCGTACGGCATTTATGTCCCAGTCTCCCTTTAGCTTATTGCTCCATCATATGCGCCTCTGGGCAAAAGAGCGGGGCAATGAATTTCTACACCTGGGCGGGGGAGTAGGAGGATCTCAGGAAGATCGGTTATTTAAATTTAAGTCCGGCTTTTCTAGGCAGCAGCATGATTTTTATACCCTCAGACTGATTATCAATCCCGAAGCCTATTCTGAATTACTCCAACATCGAGCTCAATCTATTGATGTACCGGTTGAGAAACTTCAACAATCCACGTTTTTTCCGGCTTATCGAATAGCCTCCTAA
- a CDS encoding GNAT family N-acetyltransferase, translating to MKIKVLDWRDPLWSGTLTHLAHDIYHLPEYLYCEALRTQSIPEAILITEGQKVCLIPYLRRACHSIPAASAKVYDITSPNGYSGFLLSPAALEDAAFRPNAWQQFLHLAKEQGICSAFLRLHPSLNTVHPQGMKDILIKKVGQTVSINLELSESDLWSHTHKSQRNKINKGKRLGLIAKVKPFSEYITEFCNIYEATMQRVEAETSFFSFNRDYFYLLQKHLSHKLFVCVVEYQNKIISAGLYSECSGIVQGLLGGTTPEGLKLSPTSLEFYQTSLWAKQRGNTMLHLGGGVGCTEDGLYQYKANFSKQRHGFYTASIIIKPIQYKQLLESHSKSHNIDLDHLNSVQFFPAYRYKSNPQ from the coding sequence ATGAAAATAAAAGTATTGGATTGGCGCGATCCCTTATGGTCAGGCACCCTGACTCACCTCGCTCACGACATTTATCACTTACCTGAATATCTATATTGTGAGGCCCTAAGAACCCAAAGTATTCCAGAAGCAATCCTAATTACAGAGGGGCAAAAAGTCTGTCTTATTCCCTATTTAAGACGTGCTTGCCATTCCATTCCAGCAGCATCCGCTAAAGTTTATGACATCACTTCCCCCAATGGTTATTCTGGATTTTTACTCAGTCCAGCAGCCTTAGAAGATGCAGCATTTAGACCTAATGCTTGGCAGCAATTTCTCCACTTAGCTAAAGAACAGGGGATTTGCTCAGCATTTCTTCGCCTTCACCCTAGTCTCAATACAGTTCATCCCCAAGGGATGAAGGACATTCTCATCAAAAAAGTGGGTCAAACGGTATCCATTAATTTAGAGCTTTCAGAATCAGACCTTTGGAGTCATACCCATAAAAGTCAGAGGAATAAAATCAACAAAGGTAAACGACTGGGGTTAATAGCTAAGGTCAAGCCATTTTCTGAATACATCACTGAATTTTGTAATATCTATGAAGCCACGATGCAGAGGGTCGAGGCTGAGACCAGCTTTTTTTCATTCAATCGAGATTACTTTTATCTATTACAAAAGCATCTTAGTCATAAACTATTTGTCTGTGTTGTTGAATACCAAAATAAAATAATTTCTGCTGGACTCTATTCTGAATGTTCTGGCATTGTCCAAGGATTATTAGGGGGCACAACTCCTGAAGGATTAAAACTTTCTCCCACTAGCTTGGAGTTTTACCAAACTAGTTTGTGGGCAAAGCAGCGCGGTAACACCATGCTCCATTTAGGCGGAGGAGTAGGATGTACGGAAGATGGTCTTTATCAATATAAAGCGAATTTCTCGAAACAAAGGCATGGGTTTTATACAGCATCTATTATCATTAAACCGATACAATATAAACAGCTCCTTGAATCCCATTCAAAATCCCATAATATTGATCTTGATCATTTAAACTCTGTTCAGTTTTTTCCAGCTTACCGATACAAATCTAATCCCCAGTGA